One part of the Sesamum indicum cultivar Zhongzhi No. 13 linkage group LG14, S_indicum_v1.0, whole genome shotgun sequence genome encodes these proteins:
- the LOC105176864 gene encoding polyphenol oxidase I, chloroplastic-like, with the protein MMSSLLCSWAATSIPLLSIPSSSSSYSSSLVLYPKPKARNGSTKATRPFCNARRNDDQNKNSTQENKLDRRNMLIGLGGLYSAANLGSNTLESSAAPIPPPDLNTCRPNLGPPVPYSCCPPVNTTIVDFRPPNNPPMRTRPAAHLANADYMARYNRAVQLMRNLPATDPRNFMQQSYVHCAYCNGAYFYPAAQGLNGGQIQVHGNWLFFPFHRWYLYFHERILGNLIGDPNFALPYWNWDSPDGMNTPRMYTDSRTYPALFNERRNQQIYTRPVNLATGGSSNMTPQQIANNNCTVMNNEMIRTATTLETFMGSPYRRGNAVPNAPGTSERGSHNAVHRWCGDPRQPAGEDLGNFYSAGRDPIFYGHHANVDRMWTIWRQGRANNQRDFTDTDYLNTQFLFYDENSRLVRVRVADCLDNARLGYQYQTNGVSVPWTNCPPSASVRGTRAARIVDAPKLETLEFPLKLDKVVKVRVPRPRKLRTPEEKENEVELLLIEDIEVDIGEFAKFNVFVDEEEDDFDDLNKAEYLGTFSHVPHKHDTPMKIKAQERLELQAPLEDLDVEGDEEILITLVPIAGDITIGGIKITYAPSSS; encoded by the coding sequence ATGATGTCATCTCTTCTTTGTTCATGGGCAGCCACGTCCATCCCTCTTCTTTCCATCCCAAGCTCCTCTTCCTCCTACTCTTCTTCTCTAGTTCTCTACCCTAAGCCAAAGGCACGTAATGGTAGTACCAAGGCCACAAGGCCGTTTTGCAATGCCAGAAGAAATGACGACCAAAACAAGAATTCCACCCAAGAAAATAAGTTGGACAGGAGGAATATGCTAATAGGATTGGGGGGTTTGTATAGTGCGGCAAATCTTGGTTCTAATACACTTGAATCATCGGCTGCTCCGATACCACCCCCTGACCTTAACACTTGTCGTCCTAACTTAGGACCGCCGGTGCCGTATAGCTGTTGCCCTCCTGTTAATACCACAATTGTCGACTTCAGGCCCCCAAATAATCCTCCCATGCGCACTAGGCCTGCGGCTCATTTGGCCAATGCTGATTATATGGCGAGATACAACCGGGCAGTGCAGCTCATGAGGAATCTTCCTGCAACCGACCCACGCAACTTTATGCAACAATCGTATGTGCATTGCGCTTACTGCAATGGTGCCTATTTCTATCCAGCCGCGCAAGGGCTGAATGGAGGGCAGATTCAGGTTCATGGTAACTGGCTATTTTTCCCGTTCCACAGGTGGTACTTGTACTTCCACGAGAGAATCTTGGGGAATTTAATCGGCGATCCAAATTTTGCTTTACCATATTGGAACTGGGATAGTCCTGATGGTATGAACACTCCTCGTATGTATACGGATAGTAGAACCTACCCTGCCTTATTCAACGAAAGGCGTAACCAGCAGATTTACACTAGACCTGTCAATTTGGCCACTGGAGGTAGCAGCAATATGACTCCCCAACAGATAGCTAATAACAATTGCACCGTAATGAATAATGAGATGATTCGTACTGCCACCACCCTTGAGACGTTCATGGGGAGTCCGTATCGTCGAGGAAATGCTGTACCAAATGCACCTGGAACATCCGAGCGTGGTTCACACAATGCCGTACACAGATGGTGTGGAGACCCGAGGCAGCCAGCGGGAGAGGACTTGGGCAACTTCTACTCCGCAGGTCGAGACCCCATCTTCTATGGTCACCACGCCAACGTCGACCGAATGTGGACAATATGGCGACAGGGAAGAGCCAACAACCAGCGAGATTTCACGGATACAGACTATTTGAATACCcagtttttgttttatgatgAAAACAGCCGGCTTGTGCGTGTTCGGGTTGCTGACTGCTTGGACAATGCGAGACTGGGATATCAGTACCAAACTAATGGGGTCTCTGTTCCATGGACTAACTGCCCCCCTTCTGCCAGTGTACGCGGGACCAGAGCAGCAAGAATAGTGGACGCCCCGAAACTGGAAACCCTCGAATTCCCTCTGAAACTCGACAAGGTTGTCAAAGTTCGGGTCCCCAGGCCCAGGAAATTGAGGACGCCGGAAGAGAAGGAGAACGAGGTAGAATTACTGTTGATCGAAGACATAGAGGTGGATATAGGTGAATTTGCAAAGTTTAACGTTTTCGTGGATGAGGAAGAGGACGATTTTGATGACTTGAACAAGGCTGAGTATCTGGGAACCTTTTCCCATGTGCCCCATAAACATGACACTCCGATGAAGATCAAGGCGCAGGAAAGGTTGGAATTGCAGGCGCCGCTGGAGGACTTGGATGTTGAAGGTGATGAGGAAATATTGATCACTTTGGTACCTATAGCGGGGGATATCACTATTGGTGGTATCAAGATCACCTATGCTCCTTCCTCCTCATAA